The following are encoded together in the Nocardioides sp. Arc9.136 genome:
- a CDS encoding shikimate kinase: protein MTGPRAVLVGPMGAGKTTVAAVLAEAWGVAARDTDQDVEAVEGRSVSDIFVDSGEAHFRRLEAAAVATALAEHDGVLALGGGAVLDPATRERLAGHPVVFLRVGLADAVKRVGLGTSRPLLVGGVRSRVKALLDERTPVYESVATLVVDTDGRTPAEVADEILEALHRD from the coding sequence ATGACCGGACCCCGCGCGGTGCTGGTCGGCCCGATGGGCGCCGGCAAGACCACCGTGGCCGCGGTGCTGGCGGAAGCCTGGGGCGTCGCCGCTCGCGACACCGACCAGGACGTCGAGGCGGTCGAGGGCCGCTCGGTCTCCGACATCTTCGTGGACTCCGGCGAGGCGCACTTCCGCCGCCTCGAGGCGGCCGCCGTGGCGACGGCCCTCGCCGAGCACGACGGCGTGCTCGCCCTCGGCGGGGGAGCGGTGCTCGACCCGGCGACCCGTGAGCGGCTCGCGGGCCACCCGGTGGTGTTCCTCCGGGTCGGTCTCGCCGACGCCGTCAAGCGGGTCGGCCTCGGCACGTCGAGGCCGCTGCTGGTCGGTGGCGTACGGTCCCGGGTCAAGGCGCTGCTCGACGAGCGGACGCCGGTGTACGAGTCGGTGGCCACCCTGGTCGTCGACACCGACGGGCGCACCCCTGCCGAGGTCGCCGACGAGATCCTGGAGGCCCTCCACCGTGACTGA
- a CDS encoding shikimate dehydrogenase, protein MRCAVLGDPVAHSLSPTLHRAAYAELGLDWSYEAVRVPAGGLADFLGGLDDTWRGLSLTMPLKREVVALADDVSARVALVGAANTLVLGPDGRHADNTDLPGAVAAVRERYDGPVRAGAVLGGGATAASTGLALCDLGASRVTLHVRSAERGEDAAAAVRRHPSAPEVVLAPLDEPPTADVVVSTVPADAQTPALVAGCAGVPVVFEVVYDPWPTPLAASVTTAGSADRVLVSGLDLLVHQAALQVELFTGARASVAGMRAAGEAALRRAARR, encoded by the coding sequence ATGCGCTGTGCCGTCCTGGGCGACCCCGTCGCCCACTCGTTGTCGCCGACCCTGCACCGGGCGGCGTACGCCGAGCTGGGGCTGGACTGGTCCTACGAGGCGGTCCGCGTGCCCGCCGGCGGGCTCGCGGACTTCCTGGGCGGGCTCGACGACACCTGGCGCGGGCTGTCCCTGACCATGCCGCTCAAGCGGGAGGTGGTGGCGCTCGCCGACGACGTCTCGGCGCGGGTCGCCCTGGTGGGCGCGGCGAACACCCTCGTGCTGGGGCCGGACGGTCGGCACGCCGACAACACCGACCTGCCCGGTGCGGTCGCCGCCGTCCGGGAGCGGTACGACGGACCGGTGCGGGCCGGCGCGGTGCTGGGCGGCGGCGCGACCGCCGCGTCGACCGGCCTGGCCCTGTGCGACCTCGGCGCGTCCCGGGTCACGCTGCACGTCCGCTCGGCCGAGCGCGGGGAGGACGCCGCCGCTGCGGTGCGCCGCCACCCGTCGGCGCCCGAGGTGGTGCTGGCCCCGCTCGACGAGCCGCCCACGGCCGACGTGGTCGTGTCCACGGTGCCGGCCGACGCGCAGACCCCGGCGCTGGTGGCCGGCTGCGCGGGCGTGCCCGTGGTCTTCGAGGTCGTCTACGACCCCTGGCCCACCCCGCTCGCGGCCTCCGTGACGACGGCCGGGAGCGCGGACCGCGTGCTGGTGAGCGGCCTGGACCTGCTCGTGCACCAGGCGGCGCTGCAGGTCGAGCTGTTCACCGGCGCCCGGGCGTCGGTCGCCGGGATGCGGGCCGCGGGCGAGGCGGCCCTGCGGCGAGCGGCGCGCCGGTGA
- a CDS encoding NAD(P)/FAD-dependent oxidoreductase, protein MSTGEQQEHEVDLVVIGLGPGGEALATGAAKAGLEVVAVDKHLVGGECPYYGCIPSKMMLRAADSLAEARRAGTLAGDVEVTASWAPVARRIREEATDDWDDTVAVRRLEDAGATVHHGIGRLDGARRVVVELRDGSTRVYTARRGVVLNPGTRPAQVPVPGLEGTPWWSNRDAVRATEAPASLVVVGGGPIGCELAQVFARFGTRVTLLQHNEHLLPHDEPEASAALERVLLDEGVRIVTGADVREVAYADGGFTVTVGEDRVTGDRLLVAAGRTPNLDGLGLETVGLDPGVRTVEVDERLRAADGLWVLGDVTGKGAYTHVSMYQSAIALRDLLEQDGPPASYHAVPHVTFTDPEVAGVGLTEQQARDAGLRVATGSTPMEQSSRGFVHGPGATGLVKVVADADRGVLVGATVVGPAGGEVLGALAVAVHAAVPVDVLRSMVYAYPTFHRAIESALADLGI, encoded by the coding sequence GTGAGCACCGGAGAGCAGCAGGAGCACGAGGTGGACCTCGTCGTCATCGGCCTGGGGCCGGGCGGCGAGGCCCTGGCGACGGGCGCGGCGAAGGCCGGCCTCGAGGTCGTGGCGGTCGACAAGCACCTCGTCGGGGGTGAGTGCCCCTACTACGGGTGCATCCCGTCCAAGATGATGCTGCGCGCCGCCGACAGCCTCGCCGAGGCCAGGCGGGCCGGCACCCTGGCGGGCGACGTGGAGGTGACCGCCTCCTGGGCGCCGGTGGCCCGCCGCATCCGCGAGGAGGCCACCGACGACTGGGACGACACCGTCGCCGTGCGGCGCCTCGAGGACGCGGGTGCCACCGTCCACCACGGCATCGGCCGGCTCGACGGCGCACGTCGCGTGGTGGTCGAGCTGCGGGACGGCTCCACCCGGGTCTACACCGCCAGGCGTGGTGTGGTCCTCAACCCCGGCACCCGGCCGGCGCAGGTCCCCGTCCCGGGCCTCGAGGGCACCCCGTGGTGGTCCAACCGCGACGCCGTCCGTGCCACCGAGGCCCCGGCCTCGCTGGTGGTCGTCGGCGGCGGGCCGATTGGCTGCGAGCTGGCGCAGGTTTTCGCCCGGTTCGGCACGCGCGTAACCCTGCTGCAGCACAACGAGCACCTGCTGCCCCACGACGAGCCGGAGGCCTCCGCCGCCCTGGAGCGCGTGCTCCTCGACGAGGGCGTCCGGATCGTGACCGGCGCCGACGTGCGCGAGGTGGCGTACGCCGACGGCGGCTTCACCGTCACCGTGGGCGAGGACCGGGTGACCGGCGACCGGCTGCTGGTGGCCGCCGGCCGCACCCCGAACCTCGACGGGCTCGGCCTCGAGACGGTCGGGCTGGACCCTGGTGTCCGCACCGTGGAGGTCGACGAGCGGCTGCGCGCCGCCGACGGCCTGTGGGTGCTCGGCGACGTCACCGGCAAGGGCGCCTACACCCACGTGTCGATGTACCAGTCGGCGATCGCGCTGCGCGACCTGCTCGAGCAGGACGGCCCGCCGGCGTCGTACCACGCGGTGCCGCACGTGACGTTCACCGATCCCGAGGTCGCCGGGGTCGGGCTGACCGAGCAGCAGGCGCGGGACGCCGGGCTGCGGGTCGCCACCGGCTCGACGCCGATGGAGCAGTCCTCCCGCGGGTTCGTCCACGGCCCCGGCGCCACCGGGCTGGTCAAGGTGGTCGCCGACGCCGACCGGGGCGTGCTGGTGGGCGCGACCGTGGTCGGGCCGGCCGGGGGAGAGGTGCTCGGCGCGCTCGCCGTGGCGGTCCACGCGGCCGTGCCCGTGGACGTCCTGCGCTCGATGGTCTACGCCTACCCGACGTTCCACCGCGCGATCGAGTCCGCGCTGGCCGACCTGGGTATCTGA
- the efp gene encoding elongation factor P, with translation MATTNDLKNGMVLNIDGQLWSVVEFQHVKPGKGPAFVRTKLRNVESGKNVDKTFNAGTKVETATVDRRTMQYLYNDGTSFVFMDVQSYDQLEVAPEIVGDAQNFLLENQEVIVATNEGRVLFIEMPASVELLITFTEPGLAGDSATGRTKPATLETGHEIQVPLFINQGEKVKVDTRDSSYLGRVKS, from the coding sequence ATGGCAACGACGAACGACCTCAAGAACGGCATGGTCCTCAACATCGACGGGCAGCTCTGGTCCGTGGTGGAGTTCCAGCACGTCAAGCCGGGCAAGGGCCCCGCCTTCGTGCGCACCAAGCTCCGCAACGTCGAGTCGGGCAAGAACGTCGACAAGACCTTCAACGCCGGCACCAAGGTCGAGACCGCCACGGTCGACCGCCGCACGATGCAGTACCTCTACAACGACGGCACGTCGTTCGTGTTCATGGACGTCCAGAGCTACGACCAGCTCGAGGTCGCGCCGGAGATCGTCGGCGACGCCCAGAACTTCCTCCTGGAGAACCAGGAGGTCATCGTGGCCACCAACGAGGGCCGCGTCCTCTTCATCGAGATGCCCGCCTCGGTCGAGCTGCTGATCACCTTCACCGAGCCCGGCCTCGCCGGCGACTCCGCGACCGGTCGTACCAAGCCGGCGACGCTCGAGACCGGTCACGAGATCCAGGTCCCGCTCTTCATCAACCAGGGCGAGAAGGTCAAGGTCGACACCCGCGACTCCTCCTACCTGGGACGCGTCAAGTCCTGA
- the aroC gene encoding chorismate synthase — MLRWLTAGESHGPSLVAILEGLPAHVQVTSSDIQDSLARRRLGYGRGARMKFEQDQVTLVGGVRHGATQGGPVAIEVGNTEWPKWDKVMSADPVDPDELASMARNAPLTRPRPGHADLAGMQKYDFEDARPILERASARETAARVALGRVASNFLEQAVGARIVSHVIELGGVRAPDGLWPAADDVARLDEDPVRCLDADTSGLMVERIDAAHKDGDTLGGVVEVVVHGLPPGLGSHVHWDRRLDSRLAGALMGIQAIKGVEVGDGFALAATPGSLAHDEIVPTDEGIRRVSGRSGGTEGGMTTGEVLRVRAAMKPIATVPRALRTVDVATGEEAVAHHQRSDVCAVPAAGIVAEAMVALVLADAVTEKFGGDSVGETRRNAESYLSSLRYR; from the coding sequence ATGCTTCGTTGGCTCACCGCGGGCGAGTCCCACGGCCCCTCCCTGGTCGCGATCCTCGAGGGTCTGCCCGCACACGTGCAGGTCACCTCCTCCGACATCCAGGACTCCCTGGCCCGCCGCCGGCTCGGCTACGGCCGCGGCGCCCGGATGAAGTTCGAGCAGGACCAGGTGACGCTGGTCGGCGGCGTGCGGCACGGCGCCACGCAGGGCGGCCCGGTCGCGATCGAGGTCGGCAACACCGAGTGGCCCAAGTGGGACAAGGTGATGTCCGCCGACCCGGTCGACCCCGACGAGCTGGCCTCGATGGCCCGCAACGCGCCGCTGACCCGGCCCCGCCCCGGCCACGCCGACCTGGCAGGCATGCAGAAGTACGACTTCGAGGACGCCCGGCCGATCCTCGAGCGGGCCTCCGCCCGCGAGACGGCCGCCCGGGTCGCGCTCGGCCGGGTGGCCAGCAACTTCCTGGAGCAGGCCGTGGGCGCCCGGATCGTCTCCCATGTGATCGAGCTCGGCGGCGTCCGCGCCCCCGACGGCCTGTGGCCGGCGGCCGACGACGTGGCGCGTCTCGACGAGGACCCCGTCCGCTGTCTCGACGCCGACACCTCGGGGCTGATGGTCGAGCGCATCGACGCCGCCCACAAGGACGGCGACACCCTCGGCGGCGTCGTCGAGGTGGTCGTGCACGGCCTGCCGCCGGGCCTCGGCTCGCACGTCCACTGGGACCGCCGCCTCGACTCTCGCCTGGCCGGCGCGCTGATGGGGATCCAGGCGATCAAGGGCGTCGAGGTCGGCGACGGCTTCGCGCTGGCGGCGACGCCCGGCTCGCTCGCGCACGACGAGATCGTCCCCACCGACGAGGGCATCCGTCGCGTCTCCGGGCGCTCCGGTGGCACCGAGGGTGGCATGACCACCGGCGAGGTGCTGCGCGTGCGGGCCGCGATGAAGCCGATCGCCACGGTGCCCCGCGCCCTGCGCACCGTCGACGTCGCCACCGGCGAGGAGGCCGTCGCCCACCACCAGCGATCGGACGTCTGCGCCGTGCCCGCGGCCGGCATCGTCGCCGAGGCGATGGTCGCGCTCGTGCTGGCGGACGCGGTCACCGAGAAGTTCGGCGGCGACTCGGTGGGGGAGACCCGGCGCAACGCCGAGTCCTATCTCTCCTCGCTGCGCTACCGATGA
- the mltG gene encoding endolytic transglycosylase MltG, producing the protein MSDPSHPSDPLLPVDGGSPAYEPGRRRRKRRSLPGCLAVLVALAIVAGGLWFGVTRGVSWIEDQFADPEDFAGPGRGKVSFEVSDGDSSAQICRNLKASGVVASVQACIDAAAADPDSPGIQVGFYPLKKEMASEEAIGVLVDPANIITNAVTIPEGYNVDQVVEVLADRTDFNASDFERVLDQPDRIGLPDYADGNPEGYLFPSTYSFGPNAKPLDMITAMVDRWRQAADDAGLEEAAERLGYTPHELMTVASLVEAEGRGEDMPKVARVIYNRVENPDNGITNGLLQVDAAVNYALGKEPIARLTTDEIDSVADSPYNTYKQPGLPPGPIEAPGDAAIEAATTPADGPWLFYVTVDLGTGETKFTDSYDEFLSFRDELDEYCATQSDRC; encoded by the coding sequence GTGAGCGACCCGAGCCACCCGAGCGACCCGCTCCTTCCCGTCGACGGCGGCAGCCCGGCGTACGAGCCCGGTCGGCGGCGCCGCAAGCGCCGCAGCCTGCCCGGCTGCCTGGCCGTGCTCGTCGCGCTGGCGATCGTCGCCGGCGGCCTGTGGTTCGGCGTGACCCGCGGGGTCAGCTGGATCGAGGACCAGTTCGCCGACCCCGAGGACTTCGCCGGCCCCGGCCGCGGCAAGGTCTCCTTCGAGGTCAGCGACGGCGACTCGAGCGCGCAGATCTGCCGCAACCTGAAGGCGTCCGGGGTAGTCGCCTCCGTGCAGGCCTGCATCGACGCGGCCGCCGCGGACCCGGACTCCCCGGGGATCCAGGTCGGCTTCTACCCGCTGAAGAAGGAGATGGCCTCCGAGGAGGCGATCGGCGTCCTCGTCGACCCCGCCAACATCATCACCAACGCCGTCACCATCCCCGAGGGCTACAACGTCGACCAGGTCGTCGAGGTCCTCGCCGATCGGACCGACTTCAACGCCTCGGACTTCGAGCGGGTCCTCGACCAGCCGGACCGGATCGGGCTGCCCGACTACGCCGACGGCAACCCCGAGGGCTACCTGTTCCCCTCCACCTACTCCTTCGGGCCGAACGCCAAGCCGCTCGACATGATCACCGCGATGGTCGACCGGTGGCGCCAGGCCGCGGACGACGCCGGCCTCGAGGAGGCGGCGGAGCGGCTGGGGTACACCCCCCACGAGCTGATGACCGTCGCCAGCCTGGTCGAGGCCGAGGGCCGCGGCGAGGACATGCCCAAGGTCGCGCGGGTGATCTACAACCGGGTCGAGAACCCCGACAACGGGATCACCAACGGTCTGCTGCAGGTCGACGCGGCGGTCAACTACGCGCTCGGCAAGGAGCCGATCGCGCGGCTGACGACCGACGAGATCGACTCGGTCGCGGACTCGCCGTACAACACCTACAAGCAGCCGGGCCTCCCGCCGGGCCCGATCGAGGCTCCCGGCGACGCGGCGATCGAGGCCGCGACGACACCCGCGGACGGGCCGTGGCTGTTCTACGTGACGGTCGACCTCGGCACCGGCGAGACCAAGTTCACCGACTCCTACGACGAGTTCCTCTCCTTCCGGGACGAGCTGGACGAGTACTGCGCGACGCAGTCCGACCGCTGCTGA
- a CDS encoding type II 3-dehydroquinate dehydratase produces the protein MRVLVLNGPNLGRLGRRQPEIYGTTTHEELAALCVSWGGDLGLEVEVRQTNHEGVMVDWLNEAADERTPVVLNAAAWTHYSYAVLDACAQLEAPLVEVHISDPRSRPEEFRHHSVVTPYAVEVVAGQGVEGYRTALGVLARA, from the coding sequence GTGAGGGTCCTCGTCCTCAACGGCCCCAACCTGGGCCGGCTCGGGCGGCGGCAGCCGGAGATCTACGGCACCACCACCCACGAGGAGCTCGCGGCGCTGTGCGTGTCGTGGGGCGGCGACCTCGGCCTCGAGGTCGAGGTGCGGCAGACCAACCACGAGGGCGTGATGGTCGACTGGCTCAACGAGGCGGCCGACGAGCGCACACCGGTCGTGCTCAACGCGGCCGCGTGGACGCACTACTCCTACGCCGTCCTCGACGCCTGCGCGCAGCTCGAGGCGCCGCTGGTCGAGGTGCACATCTCCGACCCGCGGTCGCGGCCGGAGGAGTTCCGCCACCACTCGGTGGTCACGCCGTACGCCGTCGAGGTCGTCGCGGGCCAGGGCGTCGAGGGGTACCGCACCGCCCTCGGGGTCCTCGCCCGCGCCTGA
- the aroB gene encoding 3-dehydroquinate synthase: protein MTDHAADATAATETTLHVGGASPYDVVVGTGLAGRLPAMVGDAAERIAVVVDTRLEPFAEALTDQLQDREVLVFAVPEGEECKTAEVASEIWDALGDEGFTRSDVVVTLGGGATTDLGGFVAATWLRGVRVVHVPTTLLAMVDAAVGGKTAVNTATGKNLVGAFHEPAGVLCDLSYLHTLAGEELASGLAEVVKCGFIADPEILRLVESIDPGALSVGDPVLRELVERAIRVKIDVVVEDLRETGGRDGHPGREVLNYGHTLGHAIEQLSGYSIRHGEAVALGAVYVAELARLEGRISEDLVQRHREAFGRFGLPTGMSGPTFEDVHELMKVDKKARGSQLRFVVLDDVARPAVLAGPSEENLRAAYELLQIDPDEAEEE from the coding sequence GTGACTGACCACGCCGCTGACGCGACCGCCGCGACCGAGACCACGCTGCACGTGGGCGGCGCCTCGCCGTACGACGTCGTCGTCGGCACCGGCCTGGCCGGCCGCCTGCCGGCGATGGTCGGCGACGCCGCGGAACGGATCGCCGTCGTGGTCGACACCCGGCTCGAGCCGTTCGCCGAGGCGCTCACCGACCAGCTCCAGGACCGCGAGGTGCTGGTCTTCGCCGTGCCCGAGGGCGAGGAGTGCAAGACCGCCGAGGTCGCCTCGGAGATCTGGGACGCGCTCGGCGACGAGGGCTTCACCCGCTCCGACGTGGTCGTCACCCTCGGCGGCGGCGCGACCACCGACCTGGGCGGCTTCGTGGCCGCCACCTGGCTGCGCGGCGTGCGGGTCGTGCACGTGCCGACCACGCTGCTGGCGATGGTCGACGCGGCGGTCGGCGGCAAGACCGCCGTCAACACCGCCACCGGCAAGAACCTGGTCGGCGCCTTCCACGAGCCCGCCGGCGTGCTCTGCGACCTCTCCTACCTGCACACCCTCGCCGGGGAGGAGCTGGCCTCGGGCCTGGCCGAGGTCGTCAAGTGCGGCTTCATCGCCGACCCCGAGATCCTGCGCCTGGTGGAGTCCATCGACCCCGGCGCGCTGTCGGTCGGCGACCCCGTGCTGCGCGAGCTGGTCGAGCGGGCGATCCGGGTGAAGATCGACGTCGTCGTCGAGGACCTGCGCGAGACCGGCGGCCGCGACGGCCACCCCGGCCGCGAGGTGCTCAACTACGGCCACACGCTGGGCCACGCGATCGAGCAGCTCAGCGGCTACAGCATCCGCCACGGCGAGGCGGTCGCCCTGGGCGCGGTGTACGTCGCCGAGCTGGCGCGCCTCGAGGGGCGGATCTCCGAGGACCTGGTGCAGCGCCACCGCGAGGCGTTCGGCCGGTTCGGCCTGCCCACCGGCATGTCCGGCCCGACGTTCGAGGACGTGCACGAGCTGATGAAGGTCGACAAGAAGGCGCGCGGCTCGCAGCTGCGGTTCGTCGTGCTCGACGACGTCGCCCGCCCCGCGGTGCTCGCCGGGCCGTCCGAGGAGAACCTGCGCGCGGCGTACGAGCTCCTCCAGATCGACCCCGACGAGGCGGAGGAGGAGTGA
- the nusB gene encoding transcription antitermination factor NusB has product MVARSTARSKARKRALDVLYASDMRAESPVEALERAIAEGEGPTNAYTETLVRGVVEHQGRIDGLLRQYSEGWTLERMPAVDRNVLRLGLWELLYAEDVPDTVAISEAMALVRDLSTDDSPQFVNGILGALSRDRASLG; this is encoded by the coding sequence ATGGTGGCTCGTTCGACGGCCCGGTCCAAGGCCCGCAAGCGCGCGCTCGACGTCCTCTACGCCTCCGACATGCGCGCGGAGTCGCCGGTCGAGGCGCTGGAGCGGGCGATCGCCGAGGGCGAGGGCCCGACCAACGCCTACACCGAGACGCTGGTGCGCGGCGTGGTCGAGCACCAGGGACGCATCGACGGGCTGCTGCGGCAGTACTCCGAGGGCTGGACCCTCGAGCGGATGCCGGCGGTCGACCGCAACGTGCTGCGTCTGGGGCTGTGGGAGCTGCTCTACGCCGAGGACGTCCCCGACACCGTGGCGATCAGCGAGGCCATGGCCCTGGTGCGCGACCTGTCGACCGACGACTCCCCGCAGTTCGTGAACGGCATCCTCGGCGCGCTGTCGCGCGACCGGGCGAGCCTGGGCTGA
- a CDS encoding A24 family peptidase produces MSDAAVAAVALALVCGALGLLVPALVARIPEPEPAAVDEPVAERDTALASVVGVPAEEEPKEPYAHIARLPGLAVGSAAVCAVAGALVGWSVGADWDLLPLVPLVPVSVALAVVDWRTRLLPTKVIAPTYALTIALTLVTWLLTGDTDDLVRAFWGWLVAGGIFFVLWFVHPRGLGYGDVRLAGLLGIALGHLGWGALLAGVYGGFLLGGVGGGLLALLRVVERRAFPFGPFMLVAALVGVCVGDVVLDGLVTG; encoded by the coding sequence GTGAGCGACGCGGCGGTGGCCGCGGTGGCCCTCGCCCTCGTCTGTGGGGCTCTCGGGCTGCTGGTCCCCGCGCTGGTGGCGCGCATCCCCGAGCCGGAGCCGGCCGCCGTGGACGAGCCGGTGGCCGAGCGCGACACCGCGCTGGCCAGCGTCGTCGGCGTCCCGGCCGAGGAGGAGCCCAAGGAGCCCTACGCCCACATCGCCCGCCTGCCCGGCCTCGCCGTCGGCTCGGCCGCGGTGTGCGCGGTCGCGGGCGCGCTCGTCGGCTGGTCGGTCGGCGCCGACTGGGACCTGCTGCCGCTCGTGCCGCTCGTCCCGGTCTCGGTGGCGCTCGCGGTCGTGGACTGGCGGACCCGGCTGCTGCCGACCAAGGTCATCGCCCCGACGTACGCCCTGACCATCGCGCTGACCCTGGTCACCTGGCTGCTCACCGGCGACACCGACGACCTGGTCCGGGCGTTCTGGGGGTGGCTGGTCGCGGGCGGCATCTTCTTCGTGCTGTGGTTCGTCCACCCCCGCGGCCTGGGGTACGGCGACGTACGGCTGGCCGGCCTGCTCGGCATCGCGCTGGGCCACCTCGGCTGGGGCGCCCTGCTCGCCGGGGTGTACGGCGGGTTCCTGCTGGGCGGGGTCGGCGGCGGGCTGCTGGCGCTGCTGCGGGTCGTCGAGCGCCGGGCGTTCCCCTTCGGACCGTTCATGCTGGTCGCGGCCCTGGTGGGGGTATGCGTCGGCGACGTGGTGCTCGACGGTCTCGTCACCGGGTGA
- a CDS encoding NAD(P)/FAD-dependent oxidoreductase: protein MSAAEQAVDVVVLGLGAGGEHAAIKLARAGLDVVGVERDLVGGECPFWGCTPSKLIIRGAHVLAEARHVDELAGRVTLEPDLGPTARRVREANHDWTDDGHSAPLREAGVRLVRGRGRLDGPGRVVVETSSGTETYVATRGVVLATGTEAAVPPIDGLAGTPYWTNKEVVHATTAPARLGVLGGGPIGAELAQAFARFGSAVTLLEAGPRLLGPEEPEASAAVTAAFVREGLDVRTGAEVRAVSHVDGVFRLRVGQEEVVVDQLLVATGRRANLRGTGLETVGLDPEADAVAVDDRLRAGERLWAVGDITGEGPYTHVAKYQAVGVVGDVLGHPARPADYRGLTRVTFTDPEVGAVGMTEEQARAAGVDVRVGLADVPRSSRGWMHGPGNEGVVKVVADAARGVLVGGTVVSPYGGEVMGLLSTAVHAEVPVDVLRGMHFPFPTFQRAVETALRDLDL, encoded by the coding sequence ATGAGCGCCGCGGAGCAGGCGGTCGACGTCGTGGTCCTGGGCCTCGGCGCCGGCGGCGAGCACGCCGCGATCAAGCTGGCCCGCGCCGGCCTCGACGTCGTCGGCGTCGAGCGCGACCTCGTCGGCGGGGAGTGCCCGTTCTGGGGCTGCACCCCCTCGAAGCTCATCATCCGTGGCGCGCACGTGCTGGCCGAGGCCCGGCACGTCGACGAGCTGGCCGGCAGGGTGACGCTCGAGCCGGACCTCGGGCCGACCGCGCGACGGGTCCGCGAGGCCAACCACGACTGGACCGACGACGGGCACAGCGCACCGCTGCGCGAGGCCGGCGTCCGCCTGGTCCGCGGCCGCGGCCGGCTCGACGGTCCCGGCCGCGTCGTCGTCGAGACGTCCAGCGGCACCGAGACGTACGTCGCCACCCGCGGCGTCGTGCTCGCGACCGGCACCGAGGCGGCCGTGCCGCCGATCGACGGCCTGGCCGGTACGCCGTACTGGACCAACAAGGAGGTCGTCCACGCCACCACGGCGCCCGCCCGGCTCGGGGTGCTGGGCGGCGGCCCGATCGGCGCCGAGCTGGCGCAGGCCTTCGCCCGGTTCGGCTCGGCGGTCACCCTGCTCGAGGCCGGCCCCCGGCTGCTCGGGCCGGAGGAGCCGGAGGCGAGCGCGGCGGTGACCGCGGCCTTCGTCCGCGAGGGTCTCGACGTGCGCACCGGCGCGGAGGTGCGGGCCGTCTCGCACGTCGACGGGGTGTTCCGGCTGCGGGTGGGCCAGGAGGAGGTCGTCGTCGACCAGCTGCTGGTCGCTACCGGCCGCCGGGCCAACCTGCGCGGCACCGGCCTGGAGACGGTCGGCCTCGACCCCGAGGCCGACGCGGTCGCGGTCGACGACCGGCTGCGGGCCGGCGAGCGGCTCTGGGCCGTCGGCGACATCACGGGGGAGGGCCCCTACACCCACGTCGCGAAGTACCAGGCCGTCGGCGTCGTCGGCGACGTCCTCGGCCACCCCGCGCGCCCCGCGGACTACCGCGGGCTGACCCGCGTGACGTTCACCGACCCCGAGGTCGGCGCGGTGGGGATGACGGAGGAGCAGGCGCGCGCGGCCGGCGTCGACGTGCGCGTCGGGCTCGCCGACGTCCCGCGCTCCAGCCGGGGCTGGATGCACGGGCCCGGCAACGAGGGCGTCGTCAAGGTCGTGGCCGACGCCGCCCGCGGGGTGCTGGTCGGCGGCACGGTCGTGTCGCCGTACGGCGGGGAGGTGATGGGACTGCTGTCCACCGCCGTCCACGCCGAGGTGCCGGTCGACGTCCTGCGCGGCATGCACTTCCCCTTTCCGACCTTCCAGCGGGCCGTCGAGACCGCGCTGCGCGACCTCGACCTCTGA
- a CDS encoding DUF1206 domain-containing protein produces MNDLQQNAKQTARRADDSTWFDGAVRAGLVAYGLVYVVIAWLAVQLALGDREGEASTSGAVRELAQQPFGKVLVWLVAIGMFVLVLWRALEAAAGHRDEEGATRLRKRLTSAGKGVLYAAIGISALRVATGSGGGGGKRSSEDTLTAKLLDLPFGQVLVFLVGLAIIGYGVGLGVRAWTEKFREQLSAEGRSGDTGTAYLWLGKIGHAAKGVALVIVGALFCYAAVTHDAKKSGGLDQALKEVLDQPFGPVLLTVVGLGIGCYGLFTFARARHLSR; encoded by the coding sequence GTGAACGACCTCCAGCAGAACGCCAAGCAGACGGCGCGTCGCGCCGACGACAGCACCTGGTTCGACGGCGCGGTGCGGGCGGGGCTGGTCGCCTACGGGCTGGTCTACGTCGTCATCGCCTGGCTCGCCGTGCAGCTCGCCCTCGGGGACCGCGAGGGTGAGGCGTCGACGAGCGGTGCGGTGCGCGAGCTGGCGCAGCAGCCCTTCGGCAAGGTGCTCGTCTGGCTGGTCGCCATCGGGATGTTCGTGCTCGTGCTGTGGCGGGCGCTCGAGGCGGCGGCCGGCCACCGCGACGAGGAGGGCGCCACCCGGCTCCGCAAGCGGCTCACCTCGGCGGGCAAGGGCGTGCTGTACGCCGCCATCGGCATCAGCGCGCTGCGCGTGGCGACCGGCTCCGGCGGGGGCGGCGGGAAGCGGTCCTCCGAGGACACGCTCACCGCGAAGCTGCTGGACCTGCCGTTCGGGCAGGTGCTCGTCTTCCTCGTCGGCCTCGCGATCATCGGGTACGGCGTCGGGCTGGGCGTCCGCGCCTGGACCGAGAAGTTCCGTGAGCAGCTCAGCGCCGAGGGCCGCAGCGGCGACACCGGTACGGCGTACCTCTGGCTCGGCAAGATCGGCCACGCCGCCAAGGGGGTCGCGCTCGTGATCGTCGGCGCGCTGTTCTGCTACGCCGCGGTCACCCACGACGCGAAGAAGTCCGGCGGCCTCGACCAGGCGCTGAAGGAGGTCCTCGACCAGCCCTTCGGGCCGGTGCTGCTGACCGTCGTCGGCCTGGGGATCGGCTGCTACGGCCTGTTCACCTTCGCCCGGGCCCGGCACCTGTCGCGATGA